The proteins below come from a single Aegilops tauschii subsp. strangulata cultivar AL8/78 chromosome 6, Aet v6.0, whole genome shotgun sequence genomic window:
- the LOC109765569 gene encoding B3 domain-containing protein Os03g0212300-like, whose amino-acid sequence MLDGHRPKNVKVRQASSGLRRHWDVELVITYGHMYLCHGWEQFYRAYDLWHGYFLLFRYDGNAMLTVKVFNTTMCRMRYQDDDDASTFCLFFLYICNGSSNSDSGYSQSSSDSGCSKSSSEDDSEWSGEEE is encoded by the exons aTGCTGGACGGCCATCGGCCAAAGAATGTGAAGGTGCGACAGGCCAGCAGCGGGCTTCGCAGGCAttgggacgtggagttggtgatcacgtacggccacatgtacctgtgtcaTGGCTGGGAGCAGTTCTACCGTGCCTATGACTTGTGGCACGGGTACTTCCTTCTCTTTAGGTACGACGGCAATGCCATGCTCACCGTGAAGGTgttcaacacgactatgtgtcgcatgcgctaccaGGACGACGATGATGCTAGTACATTCTGCCTCTTCTTCCTCTACATTT gcaatgggagcagcaacaGCGACTCTGGCTACAGTCAAAGCAGCAGTGACTCTGGTTGCAGCAAAAGCAGCAGCGAGGATGATTCGGAatggagtggggaagaagagtag